Proteins co-encoded in one Daphnia carinata strain CSIRO-1 chromosome 3, CSIRO_AGI_Dcar_HiC_V3, whole genome shotgun sequence genomic window:
- the LOC130697362 gene encoding dual specificity protein phosphatase 23-like isoform X1 produces MCSTTPKNFSWLEDGKIAALAFPDKREDLEFLANHGIRYLVTLTKELKPNTEEVPALIGVNICVDDYCTFTMEQVQQFIGICEKALEENQGVAVHCRAGIGRTGTLLACYLVRFKHLNPEEAILHVRTARPHSIETVDQEKTVAEYYEFLHRTPSVEAAAK; encoded by the exons ATGTGCTCAACAACTCCCAAGAACTTCTCGTGGCTGGAGGATGGAAAAATTGCTGCCCTGGCTTTCCCTGATAAGCGGGAGGATTTAGAATTTCTCGCGAATCACGGCATCCGCTATCTGGTTACTTTGACCAAAGAATTAAAACCCAACACGGAAGAAGTACCAGCATTAATCGGAGTTAATATTTGTGTGGATGATTACTGTACTTTCACTATGGAGCAAGTGCAGCAGTTCATTGGAATTTGTGAAAAAGCTTTGGAAGAAAATCAG GGGGTTGCTGTACATTGCCGTGCTGGAATCGGAAGGACAGGAACCCTTCTTGCCTGCTACCTAGTACGGTTTAAACATTTAAACCCTGAAGAGGCTATTTTGCATGTTAGAACTGCACGGCCGCACTCGATTGAAACCGTAGATCAAGAGAAAACTGTAGCCGAATATTACGAATTTTTGCACCGGACGCCAAGTGTTGAAGCGGCTGCGAAATAA
- the LOC130697362 gene encoding dual specificity protein phosphatase 23-like isoform X2 produces MCSTTPKNFSWLEDGKIAALAFPDKREDLEFLANHGIRYLVTLTKELKPNTEEVPALIGVNICVDDYCTFTMEQVQQFIGICEKALEENQGVAVHCRAGIGRTGTLLACYLCLLVLTPQPVGTCLNS; encoded by the exons ATGTGCTCAACAACTCCCAAGAACTTCTCGTGGCTGGAGGATGGAAAAATTGCTGCCCTGGCTTTCCCTGATAAGCGGGAGGATTTAGAATTTCTCGCGAATCACGGCATCCGCTATCTGGTTACTTTGACCAAAGAATTAAAACCCAACACGGAAGAAGTACCAGCATTAATCGGAGTTAATATTTGTGTGGATGATTACTGTACTTTCACTATGGAGCAAGTGCAGCAGTTCATTGGAATTTGTGAAAAAGCTTTGGAAGAAAATCAG GGGGTTGCTGTACATTGCCGTGCTGGAATCGGAAGGACAGGAACCCTTCTTGCCTGCTACCTA TGCCTATTGGTATTGACGCCACAGCCTGTGGGAACTTGCCTTAATTCCTAG
- the LOC130697367 gene encoding NPC intracellular cholesterol transporter 2 homolog a-like: MFKATIAACALLIAIVSATPFRDCGSTSTLTAVRVPGCEVLPCIVYRGTNVSVEYDFVSAVSTNTLTTDVKGVIGGVTLPWPGRFPPACEDVKVGDCPVAVAEPITMSTLLVLSSAFPSVNAKAIWELRDDSDSTLVCFEVTVKLL; encoded by the exons ATGTTTAAGGCAACTATCGCAGCCTGTGCCCTTCTGATTGCCATCGTCTCTGCGACTCCGTTTAGGGATTGtg GATCTACATCAACTTTAACCGCTGTGCGTGTTCCTGGCTGCGAGGTACTACCATGCATCGTATACCGTGGAACCAATGTTTCTGTCGAATATGATTTCGTCTCAG CGGTTTCTACTAACACATTGACGACCGACGTGAAGGGCGTTATTGGTGGCGTAACTCTTCCTTG GCCTGGTAGATTTCCTCCTGCTTGCGAGGACGTAAAAGTTGGTGACTGCCCTGTGGCAGTGGCTGAGCCCATTACTATGTCAACCCTTCTAGTTCTATCTTCTGCCTTCCCTTCG GTGAACGCCAAAGCCATATGGGAACTTCGCGACGATAGTGATAGCACTCTTGTTTGCTTCGAAGTAACGGTCAAACTTCTATAA